One window of the Pseudomonas sihuiensis genome contains the following:
- the gatC gene encoding Asp-tRNA(Asn)/Glu-tRNA(Gln) amidotransferase subunit GatC, protein MALERSEVEKIAHLARLGLNDGDIPQTTETLNSILGLIDQMQAVDTQGVEPLAHPLEATQRLRADVVTERNQRDAYQAIAPAVESGLYLVPKVIE, encoded by the coding sequence ATGGCGCTTGAACGCTCCGAGGTGGAAAAAATCGCCCACCTGGCCCGCCTGGGTCTGAATGACGGCGATATTCCGCAAACCACCGAGACCCTGAACAGTATTCTCGGCCTGATCGATCAGATGCAGGCGGTCGATACCCAGGGCGTCGAACCCCTGGCCCACCCGCTGGAAGCGACCCAGCGCCTGCGTGCCGACGTGGTCACCGAGCGCAACCAGCGCGACGCCTACCAGGCCATCGCCCCGGCCGTGGAAAGCGGCCTGTACCTGGTTCCCAAAGTCATCGAGTAA
- the mreB gene encoding rod shape-determining protein MreB has product MFKKLRGMFSSDLSIDLGTANTLIYVRERGIVLNEPSVVAIRTHGNQKSVVAVGTDAKRMLGRTPGNISAIRPMKDGVIADFSVCEKMLQYFINKVHENSFLQPSPRVLICVPCKSTQVERRAIRESALGAGAREVFLIEEPMAAAIGAGLPVEEARGSMVVDIGGGTTEIALISLNGVVYAESVRVGGDRFDEAIITYVRRNYGSLIGEGTAERIKQEIGTAYPGGEIREVDVRGRNLAEGVPRSFTLNSNEVLEALQESLATIVQAVKSALEQSPPELASDIAERGLVLTGGGALLRDLDKLLSQETGLPVIVAEDPLTCVARGGGKALEMMDRHAMDLLSTE; this is encoded by the coding sequence ATGTTCAAGAAACTGCGTGGCATGTTTTCCAGCGATCTGTCGATCGATCTGGGCACTGCCAATACCCTTATTTATGTGCGCGAGCGCGGTATCGTCCTGAACGAGCCGTCTGTGGTCGCGATTCGTACCCATGGCAATCAGAAAAGTGTCGTGGCTGTCGGCACCGATGCCAAGCGCATGCTCGGTCGTACGCCTGGCAATATCTCCGCCATCCGCCCGATGAAAGACGGTGTGATTGCCGACTTCAGCGTCTGCGAAAAGATGCTGCAGTACTTCATCAACAAGGTTCACGAGAACAGCTTCCTGCAGCCGTCGCCGCGCGTGCTGATCTGCGTGCCGTGCAAGTCGACTCAGGTCGAGCGTCGCGCCATTCGTGAATCGGCGCTCGGCGCCGGTGCACGCGAAGTGTTCCTGATCGAAGAACCGATGGCCGCTGCCATCGGTGCCGGCTTGCCGGTCGAGGAAGCCCGTGGCTCGATGGTCGTCGATATCGGCGGTGGTACCACCGAGATCGCCCTGATTTCCCTGAACGGCGTGGTCTATGCCGAATCCGTCCGTGTCGGTGGCGACCGTTTCGACGAAGCCATCATCACCTACGTACGCCGCAACTACGGTTCGCTGATCGGTGAAGGTACCGCTGAGCGCATCAAGCAGGAAATCGGCACCGCCTATCCGGGCGGCGAGATCCGTGAAGTCGACGTACGCGGCCGCAACCTGGCTGAAGGCGTACCGCGCAGCTTCACCCTCAACTCCAACGAAGTGCTCGAAGCGCTGCAGGAATCCCTGGCGACCATCGTCCAGGCGGTCAAGAGTGCGCTGGAGCAATCGCCGCCCGAGCTGGCCTCGGACATCGCCGAGCGCGGCCTGGTGCTGACCGGTGGTGGCGCGCTGCTGCGCGACCTGGATAAGCTGCTCTCCCAGGAAACCGGTCTGCCGGTGATCGTCGCCGAAGACCCGCTGACTTGCGTCGCCCGTGGCGGCGGCAAGGCCCTGGAAATGATGGATCGCCACGCCATGGACCTGCTCTCCACCGAGTAA
- the mreC gene encoding rod shape-determining protein MreC, whose product MKPLFAKGPSLGIRLLVFAVLSAVLMVVDARFETLKPLRSQMGLVLTPFYWLADVPVRVWDGATQQISSRSELMAENEKLKAEALLLQRRLQKLAALTEQNVRLRELLNSAALVDEEVLVGELIGVDPNPYTHRILIDKGEKDGVFLGQPVLDARGLMGQVVEIMPYTSRVLLLTDNTHSIPVQVNRNGLRAIAVGTGNPERLELRHVADTADIKEGDLLVSSGMGQRFPAGYPVATVKEVIHDSGQPFAIVRAVPTAALNRSRYLLLVFSDRRTPEERANDSAEAQEAADREAEQARNGEPAADAPAADAPAQESN is encoded by the coding sequence ATTAAGCCGCTCTTCGCCAAAGGTCCCTCGCTGGGCATTCGTCTGCTGGTATTTGCCGTACTGTCGGCGGTGCTGATGGTGGTCGATGCCCGCTTCGAGACGCTCAAGCCGCTGCGCAGCCAGATGGGGCTGGTGCTCACGCCTTTCTATTGGCTGGCCGATGTGCCCGTACGCGTCTGGGATGGGGCAACTCAGCAGATTTCCTCGCGCAGCGAACTGATGGCCGAGAACGAGAAGCTCAAGGCCGAGGCTCTGCTGCTGCAGCGTCGCCTGCAGAAGCTGGCAGCGCTGACCGAGCAGAACGTGCGTCTGCGCGAACTGCTCAACTCCGCCGCGCTGGTGGACGAAGAAGTGCTGGTCGGTGAGCTGATCGGCGTCGATCCCAATCCCTATACCCACCGCATCCTGATCGACAAGGGCGAGAAGGATGGCGTGTTCCTCGGGCAGCCGGTGCTCGATGCGCGCGGGCTGATGGGCCAGGTGGTCGAGATCATGCCTTACACCTCGCGCGTGCTGTTGCTCACCGACAACACCCACAGCATCCCGGTACAGGTCAACCGCAACGGCCTGCGTGCCATCGCCGTCGGCACCGGCAATCCGGAGCGCCTGGAGCTGCGTCACGTCGCCGATACCGCCGATATCAAGGAGGGTGATCTGCTGGTCAGTTCCGGCATGGGCCAGCGCTTCCCGGCCGGCTACCCGGTGGCCACGGTCAAGGAAGTGATTCATGACTCCGGCCAGCCTTTCGCCATCGTCCGTGCCGTACCGACCGCTGCGCTCAATCGCAGCCGTTATCTGCTGCTGGTGTTCTCCGACCGGCGCACGCCCGAGGAGCGCGCCAACGATTCCGCCGAGGCTCAGGAAGCCGCCGACCGCGAAGCCGAGCAGGCGCGCAATGGCGAGCCCGCAGCTGACGCACCGGCCGCTGACGCCCCCGCACAGGAGAGCAACTGA
- the mreD gene encoding rod shape-determining protein MreD, with protein MAGVQPRNGWVIWLSLALGLLLSVSPLPEFMQIGRPLWVALILTYWVLALPHRVGMTTAWILGLAQDVLFGTLLGQNALILTLITFLVLSLHQRLRMFPMWQQSMVLMVVFGLAQLVQLWLNALTGSRPPTLAFVLPALVSALLWPWICAILRGLHLRLNVN; from the coding sequence ATGGCTGGCGTACAGCCCCGTAACGGCTGGGTGATCTGGCTGAGCCTGGCGCTCGGTTTGTTGCTCAGTGTTTCGCCGTTGCCCGAGTTCATGCAGATCGGTCGCCCGCTGTGGGTCGCCTTGATTCTCACCTATTGGGTACTGGCCCTGCCGCATCGCGTCGGCATGACCACCGCCTGGATTCTTGGCTTGGCGCAGGACGTGCTGTTCGGCACCCTGCTTGGGCAGAACGCCTTGATCCTCACCCTGATCACCTTTCTGGTGCTGAGTCTGCACCAGCGCCTGCGCATGTTCCCCATGTGGCAGCAGAGCATGGTGCTGATGGTGGTGTTCGGTCTCGCCCAGCTGGTTCAGTTGTGGCTCAACGCCCTGACCGGTAGTCGTCCGCCAACCCTGGCCTTCGTCCTGCCGGCACTGGTCAGCGCTCTGCTGTGGCCCTGGATCTGCGCCATCCTGCGCGGTCTGCACCTGCGCCTCAACGTCAACTGA
- a CDS encoding Maf family protein, translated as MAELFLASASPRRRELLAQIAVPCVTQIASIDETPLPDEPPAAYVERLARDKARAGLLALGGRVDAVVLGADTAVVLDGRILGKPADLNESRAMLQALSGRSHQVLTAVALVGGGREAARVVSSDVSFRPISEAEIEAYWASGEPCDKAGSYGIQGLAAVFVSGLQGSYSAVVGLPLCETAELLGEFGIACWQLPAQGPR; from the coding sequence ATGGCCGAGCTGTTTCTGGCCTCCGCCTCGCCCCGTCGCCGTGAATTGCTGGCTCAGATCGCTGTGCCTTGCGTCACGCAAATCGCTTCGATAGACGAAACCCCATTGCCAGATGAGCCGCCAGCAGCCTATGTAGAGCGTCTGGCGCGTGACAAAGCGCGCGCCGGTCTGCTCGCCTTGGGCGGGCGTGTCGATGCCGTGGTGTTGGGCGCCGACACCGCTGTGGTGCTCGATGGACGCATTCTTGGCAAACCGGCGGACCTCAATGAGTCGCGCGCCATGCTGCAGGCCCTGTCCGGGCGCAGCCATCAGGTGCTGACAGCCGTGGCGTTGGTCGGTGGTGGCCGCGAGGCGGCGCGAGTGGTCAGCAGCGACGTGAGCTTTCGTCCTATCAGCGAGGCGGAAATCGAGGCCTACTGGGCCAGCGGCGAGCCATGTGACAAAGCGGGCAGTTATGGTATCCAGGGGTTGGCAGCCGTGTTCGTCAGCGGCTTGCAGGGCAGCTATTCGGCAGTGGTCGGTCTACCGCTGTGCGAAACTGCAGAGCTGCTTGGCGAATTTGGTATTGCCTGCTGGCAGTTGCCGGCGCAAGGGCCGCGCTAA
- the rng gene encoding ribonuclease G, which produces MSEEILINITPMESRVAVVENGVLQEVHVERTQKRGIVGNIYKGKVVRVLPGMQAAFVDIGLERAAFIHASEISTREGTAVEPISALVHEGQSLVVQVTKDPIGSKGARLTTQLSIPSRYLVYMPRTSHVGISLKIEDEAERERLKQVVADCVAAEGIEEAGGFILRTAAEGAGADEILIDIRYLRRLWDQIGAQIQNCKAPTVIYEDLSLALRTLRDLVSPRTEKIRVDSRETFQKITQFVAELMPEIADRLEHYPGERPIFDLYGVEDEIQRALERKVPLKSGGYLVVDPAEAMSTIDVNTGAFVGHRTLEETIFKTNLEAATAIARQLRLRNLGGIIIIDFIDMEDEEHQRQVLRTLEKQLERDHAKTNIIGITELGLVQMTRKRTRESLEQILCEPCSACQGRGKLKTPETICYEIFREILREARAYQAESYRVLANQKVVDRLLDEESGNVADLEAFIGRTIKFQVETMYSQEQYDVVLL; this is translated from the coding sequence ATGAGCGAAGAGATTCTGATCAATATCACGCCGATGGAGTCGCGCGTGGCGGTGGTGGAAAACGGCGTGCTGCAGGAAGTGCACGTCGAGCGCACGCAGAAGCGCGGCATCGTCGGCAACATCTACAAAGGCAAGGTGGTGCGTGTGCTGCCAGGTATGCAGGCAGCCTTTGTCGATATTGGCCTGGAGCGTGCGGCCTTCATTCATGCTTCCGAGATTTCCACTCGCGAGGGCACTGCGGTGGAGCCGATCAGCGCCCTGGTGCACGAAGGGCAGAGCCTGGTGGTGCAGGTCACCAAGGACCCTATCGGCAGCAAGGGGGCGCGTCTGACCACTCAGTTGTCGATCCCTTCGCGTTATCTGGTGTACATGCCACGCACCAGTCATGTCGGTATTTCCCTGAAGATCGAAGACGAAGCAGAGCGCGAGCGCCTCAAGCAGGTGGTCGCCGATTGCGTCGCCGCCGAAGGCATCGAGGAGGCCGGCGGCTTCATCCTGCGCACCGCTGCCGAGGGCGCAGGCGCTGATGAAATTCTGATCGACATCCGCTACCTGCGCCGCCTCTGGGACCAGATCGGTGCGCAGATCCAGAACTGCAAGGCGCCCACGGTGATCTACGAGGATCTGTCCCTGGCGCTGCGTACCCTGCGTGACCTGGTCAGCCCGCGGACCGAGAAGATTCGCGTGGACTCGCGGGAAACCTTCCAGAAAATCACGCAGTTCGTCGCCGAATTGATGCCGGAGATCGCCGATCGTCTCGAGCACTATCCTGGCGAGCGGCCGATCTTCGACCTGTACGGTGTCGAGGACGAAATCCAGCGCGCACTGGAGCGTAAGGTGCCGCTGAAGTCCGGCGGTTATCTGGTGGTCGACCCCGCCGAGGCGATGAGCACCATCGACGTCAACACCGGCGCCTTCGTCGGCCATCGCACCCTCGAAGAAACCATCTTCAAGACCAACCTCGAGGCAGCCACGGCCATTGCCCGCCAGCTACGTCTGCGCAACCTGGGCGGCATCATCATCATCGACTTCATCGACATGGAAGACGAAGAGCACCAGCGCCAGGTACTGCGCACCCTGGAAAAGCAGCTCGAACGCGATCATGCCAAGACCAACATCATCGGCATCACCGAGCTTGGTCTGGTGCAGATGACCCGCAAGCGCACACGCGAGAGCCTCGAGCAGATTCTCTGCGAGCCGTGCAGTGCCTGTCAGGGGCGCGGCAAGTTGAAGACGCCGGAGACCATCTGCTACGAGATCTTCCGCGAGATTCTGCGCGAAGCCCGCGCCTACCAGGCGGAAAGCTATCGCGTGCTGGCCAACCAGAAGGTGGTCGATCGCCTGCTCGATGAAGAGTCGGGCAACGTCGCCGATCTGGAAGCATTCATTGGGCGTACCATCAAGTTCCAGGTGGAAACCATGTATTCCCAGGAACAGTACGACGTGGTGCTGCTCTGA
- a CDS encoding YhdP family protein encodes MNTLARLFSALLRWGLGLCAALLVLAALYVSLGRELVPLVAEYRLELEDRASAQLGVPVRIGRLEGRWHGFAPVLEAHDVRLGSEGEGLSLERVRLVPDVGGSLLARQPRIAHLQFDGLQLNVQQNAEGGWQLQGMPQRSGPELNVEQLLEQLQIVHRISLLDSRVVLQPLDQAPLLLSYVNLSLRYGSNSQRLDGRLLLPDGQPVALRLRTRMQPESWREAESELYLSLPQSDWAAWLPRSLLGDWQLQRLQAGGELWLEGRGLVLDKGALRLHAPELAGGQAKHEAVTLKDLAFNAFFIQDKQGVRAQIDSLALTHGEQRIGELHLNLNQKDVGEADERWALSADRLDLAAWAPLVQALVPMPDAARDVLVALAPVGAVNNLLLDYYPQREGAERLQFAANLDRVGIQAYHGAPAAENVSGSASGNMFQGELRLNSENFALHLDQLFPKPWRYRHAQARLSWDWSETGLTLYSPYMRVDGEEGQVAGDMLIRLLRDPEAEDYMDLRVGMRDGDASYTEKYLPSRAPGMSAELDHWLKTAIRAGHVEEGYFQYQGSLNKGASLGARSLSLFFKVKDAELAFQPGWPSLREGVGEVLIEDDAVRVRLQSGRLQESTVSNVVANIPLLHDGKPPRLQLDGEVQSSLSDAIKLLQEAPLGTAEIFDGWQGEGPLAGRLQLDIPLQKGQPPGVVVDFAAEGASLKLANPDLQLSKVQGAFRFDSAAGLSAPDVRAEVFGRQVRGNIRAEGAHGQARTLFDLRGQVQVDTLSQWLGGPQKLPASGLLPYRLRLTLDGDDSKLRVDSNLRGVAIDLPAPFGKTAQQERDTDWRMTLAGRERRYWANYGELASLSLAAPPGALADGRGELVLGGGAAGLPPGQGLRVRGRLDELDLDAWKQLGTQHPVKVDADSQRLLRSARLDIGRFRGFGQEVEQLTLGLERETQGWALQLDSELAAGRVLLADAEGVPIRIDLQHVRLPAPDPEAAKTSDAPDPLADIDPRQMPALDIAIARVQRGDKVLGAWSLKVRPEEQGVRFEELDLDLQGLKIGGSAGWRGTPGNTSSWYKGRLQGKDLSDVLKAWDFAPSVTSESFRVDADGNWPGSPAWFSLKRFSGNLDASLRKGQFVEVQGSAQALRVFGLLNFNSIGRRLRLDFSDLLGKGLSYDRVKGNLQATNGLFVTHEPITLSGPSSNLELNGNLDMRNERIDAKLLVTLPVTNNLPLAALIVGAPAIGGALFVVDKLLGDKVARFASVQYDVKGPMQDPEISFDKPFEKPQ; translated from the coding sequence GTGAATACCCTGGCGCGCCTGTTCTCGGCGCTGCTGCGCTGGGGGCTGGGGCTGTGCGCCGCCTTGCTGGTGCTGGCGGCGCTGTACGTCAGCCTGGGTCGTGAACTGGTACCGCTGGTGGCCGAATACCGCCTCGAGCTGGAGGATCGCGCCAGTGCGCAGTTGGGCGTGCCGGTGCGTATCGGCCGTCTCGAGGGGCGCTGGCATGGGTTTGCCCCGGTGCTGGAGGCGCATGATGTGCGTCTGGGTAGCGAGGGGGAAGGTCTGAGCCTGGAGCGCGTGCGACTGGTGCCGGACGTCGGCGGCAGCCTGCTGGCACGCCAACCGCGCATCGCCCACCTGCAGTTCGATGGTCTGCAGCTGAACGTGCAGCAGAACGCTGAAGGTGGCTGGCAGTTGCAAGGGATGCCACAACGCAGCGGTCCCGAGTTGAATGTCGAACAGCTACTGGAGCAGTTGCAGATCGTGCACCGCATCAGTCTGCTCGACAGTCGTGTGGTGCTGCAGCCGCTCGATCAGGCGCCGCTGTTGCTCAGCTACGTCAATCTGAGCTTGCGTTACGGCAGTAACAGCCAGCGCCTCGACGGCCGCTTGCTGCTGCCCGACGGTCAACCGGTGGCGCTGCGCTTGCGCACACGGATGCAGCCTGAGAGTTGGCGCGAGGCCGAGTCCGAACTCTATTTGAGCTTGCCGCAGAGCGACTGGGCTGCCTGGCTGCCGAGATCGCTGCTCGGTGACTGGCAGCTACAGCGTCTGCAGGCTGGCGGTGAGCTGTGGCTGGAGGGTCGTGGTCTGGTCCTGGACAAGGGCGCCTTGCGTCTGCATGCCCCCGAGCTGGCCGGCGGCCAGGCCAAGCATGAAGCAGTGACGCTCAAGGACCTGGCCTTCAACGCCTTCTTCATTCAAGACAAGCAGGGCGTGCGTGCGCAGATCGACTCCCTGGCCTTGACCCATGGTGAGCAGCGCATCGGCGAGCTACACCTGAACCTGAATCAGAAGGACGTGGGCGAGGCTGACGAGCGTTGGGCGCTGAGCGCCGATCGCCTCGACCTCGCTGCCTGGGCGCCGTTGGTGCAGGCATTGGTGCCGATGCCCGATGCTGCACGCGATGTCCTGGTCGCGCTGGCTCCGGTGGGCGCGGTCAACAACCTGCTGCTCGACTATTACCCGCAACGTGAAGGCGCCGAGCGCCTGCAGTTCGCCGCCAATCTGGACAGGGTGGGCATTCAGGCCTATCACGGTGCGCCGGCTGCCGAGAACGTCAGTGGCAGTGCCTCGGGCAATATGTTCCAGGGTGAGCTGCGCCTGAACAGCGAGAATTTCGCCCTGCATCTGGATCAACTGTTCCCCAAGCCCTGGCGCTATCGCCATGCCCAGGCGCGCTTGAGCTGGGACTGGAGTGAAACCGGCCTGACCTTGTACAGCCCCTACATGCGCGTCGACGGCGAGGAGGGCCAGGTCGCCGGTGACATGCTGATCCGCCTGCTGCGCGATCCCGAGGCTGAGGACTACATGGACTTGCGCGTCGGTATGCGCGACGGCGACGCGTCCTACACCGAGAAGTACTTGCCGAGCCGCGCGCCCGGCATGAGCGCCGAGCTCGATCATTGGCTGAAAACGGCGATCCGCGCGGGGCACGTCGAAGAAGGCTACTTCCAGTATCAGGGCTCGCTGAACAAGGGGGCCTCGCTGGGCGCACGCAGCCTCAGCCTGTTCTTCAAGGTCAAGGATGCCGAGCTGGCCTTCCAGCCCGGTTGGCCGTCGCTGCGCGAGGGCGTGGGTGAGGTGCTGATCGAGGATGATGCAGTGCGCGTGCGTCTGCAGAGCGGGCGCTTGCAGGAAAGCACAGTCAGTAATGTTGTGGCCAATATTCCGCTGTTGCACGACGGCAAGCCGCCGCGCCTGCAGCTCGATGGTGAGGTGCAGAGCAGCCTGAGTGATGCCATCAAGCTGTTGCAGGAGGCACCACTGGGAACAGCGGAAATCTTCGACGGCTGGCAGGGCGAAGGGCCTCTGGCCGGGCGCTTGCAGTTGGATATTCCGTTGCAGAAAGGACAGCCGCCCGGTGTGGTGGTGGACTTCGCCGCCGAGGGCGCCAGCCTCAAACTGGCTAATCCCGACCTGCAACTGAGCAAGGTGCAGGGGGCGTTTCGCTTCGACAGCGCAGCCGGGCTCAGCGCGCCGGATGTTCGCGCCGAGGTCTTCGGGCGCCAGGTGCGCGGCAATATCCGCGCCGAGGGCGCACATGGGCAGGCGCGTACGTTGTTCGATCTGCGTGGACAGGTCCAGGTAGATACCCTCAGCCAGTGGCTGGGCGGGCCGCAGAAGCTGCCGGCCAGCGGACTGCTGCCTTATCGCCTGCGCCTGACCCTGGATGGCGATGACAGCAAGCTGCGCGTCGATTCCAACCTGCGCGGTGTGGCGATCGATCTGCCGGCGCCCTTCGGCAAGACGGCGCAGCAGGAGCGTGATACCGATTGGCGCATGACCCTTGCCGGGCGCGAGCGTCGTTACTGGGCGAATTATGGCGAGCTGGCCAGCCTGAGTCTGGCCGCGCCCCCGGGGGCGCTGGCAGATGGCCGCGGTGAACTGGTGCTTGGCGGCGGCGCGGCCGGCCTGCCGCCCGGCCAGGGGCTGCGAGTGCGCGGGCGTCTGGATGAGCTGGACCTGGATGCCTGGAAGCAGCTGGGCACCCAACATCCGGTCAAGGTGGACGCCGACAGCCAGCGCCTGCTGCGTAGTGCGCGGCTGGATATCGGGCGTTTCCGCGGCTTTGGTCAGGAGGTCGAGCAGTTGACGCTTGGCCTGGAGCGAGAAACTCAGGGCTGGGCCTTGCAGCTCGACAGCGAGCTGGCGGCGGGGCGTGTGCTGCTGGCTGATGCCGAGGGTGTGCCTATTCGCATCGATCTGCAGCACGTGCGGCTGCCGGCGCCGGATCCTGAGGCGGCCAAGACCAGCGATGCTCCTGATCCTCTGGCCGATATCGACCCTCGGCAGATGCCCGCGCTGGATATCGCCATCGCGCGTGTGCAGCGCGGTGACAAGGTGCTGGGCGCCTGGTCGCTCAAGGTGCGCCCGGAGGAACAGGGCGTGCGCTTCGAGGAACTCGACCTCGACCTGCAGGGGCTGAAGATCGGCGGTAGTGCCGGTTGGCGTGGTACGCCGGGCAACACCAGCAGTTGGTACAAGGGGCGCCTGCAAGGCAAGGATCTCAGCGATGTTCTCAAGGCTTGGGATTTCGCCCCCAGCGTCACCAGTGAAAGTTTCCGGGTGGACGCCGACGGCAATTGGCCCGGTTCGCCGGCCTGGTTCTCGCTCAAGCGCTTCTCCGGCAATCTCGACGCCTCGCTGCGCAAAGGTCAGTTCGTCGAAGTGCAGGGCTCGGCTCAGGCGTTACGCGTGTTCGGCCTGCTCAACTTCAACTCCATTGGCCGCCGCCTGCGTCTGGACTTCTCCGACCTGCTGGGCAAGGGGCTGAGTTACGATCGGGTCAAGGGCAACCTGCAGGCGACCAATGGCTTGTTCGTGACGCATGAGCCGATCACCCTAAGCGGGCCTTCGAGCAACCTGGAGCTCAATGGCAATCTGGACATGCGCAACGAGCGCATCGACGCCAAGCTGCTGGTGACCCTGCCGGTGACCAACAACCTGCCGCTGGCGGCGCTGATCGTCGGCGCCCCGGCGATTGGTGGGGCGCTGTTCGTGGTGGACAAATTGCTCGGTGACAAGGTCGCCCGCTTTGCCAGTGTGCAGTACGACGTCAAGGGCCCGATGCAGGACCCGGAGATCAGCTTCGACAAGCCCTTCGAAAAACCGCAATGA